The uncultured Sphaerochaeta sp. genome includes the window GAGTGCAAGGTCAATCAGGGCACAATCGAGTACGATATCACGGTGATTGCTCATAAACAGGTACGCTTTATCATTCTCAATCTGCTGCATTCCATCAAATGAGAAGGTATCAACGCTCTTGTCGATAATGGCAGGCAGAAACACCCCAGCGGTTATGCGCTCCTGGAACTCATCATAGCTCGTCACTGTTTCCAGTTGAGATACTATGTATTTGGCGTAGGCCTCTACCTGTTGCCGTTCCGCTTCTGTTTCAACAGGTCCGAGCGAGGAGAGAATCTTCAGAAGCGCATCCTTATCCTTTAGGACACGTTCAATTGCTTCACGAACATCCGACCCCCTATAGGGGGCTATGTCTTTATATTGTTCAATATTCATGGTTCAACCCTTTTGAGCTTCCAGAATTGACTTCATGTACTGGACTCGTTCCCATTTAGCTGGGTCAGCCATCCTTTCCTGGGCCAACTTGCCATTGAAGTCAGAGATACTGGAGTATGCGTGTGAATCCATCCAGTCGGAGAGCTCCTTCTCAATCTTTGATACAGAAGAGAGTCCTTGCTTAAGCAAAACGGAGCACAACTGGACGGCCTTCGCTCCGGCAAGCAACTGCTTTACCACAGTGCTTCCACTGTGAATACCGGTAGCAGCACAAATATCATAACGGATTTCATCACTCATCAGTGCAGTCCAACGAAGACTTAAGGCGTATTCATCCTTGCTGCTTATCATCTGTGCAGGAACCAAAGCAAGTTTGTTGATATCAATATCAGGGCTATAGAAACGGTTGAACAGCACCACTCCATCAATGGAGAGTTCGTCAAACCGTCTGAGCATATTTGCCAAAGAAGAGAAAGCTGGCCCCATTTTCAGACTGATGGGAAGCTTGAGCTGCTTTCTGGCACTCTTTACGAGGGAGAGATACTCCTTCTCAAGGGTTGCTCCTTCCACCTCAACATCTGCCGCCACCACGTAGTGGTTCAACTCGATTGCATCAGCACCGCAGGCTACAAAGCGTTTTGCATATTCAATCCAGCTACCATTCTGCTTGCAGTTAATACTGGCAATAACGGGAATATCCAACGCCTGTTTGGCATCCTCGAGCAAGGACAGGTATGCATCGATTTGCTGTTCCATGCTTGCATGTTTCATGAATCCATAGGCATCTGCGTGAGTGAGATACGCATCTGACTCATCCACAGCTGACTCACTGTCCAATTCAATCTGTTCTTCAAAGATGGATTTCAGTACCACAGCAGATAATCCTGCATCTTCACAACGTTTCAGGTTATCCAATGATGATGTAAGGGGACTACTCCCTGCGATCAAGGGGTTTTTTAATTGCAATCCAAGATATGATGTAGACAGGTCTGCCATACTATTTCTCTCCTCAACTGGTAAGTATCATTCGTGTCTTTGACACAGCATGAGGTAGTATACCATGAAAGAAAGGGTTTCTCTACAACCTGCAACTGCTTTTATCAACAACCACAGAAGAGGTTCCAGATATAGTTTAGGGTGCCTTTTCAGGCACCCTAATCGTGTTATTCAATACAGGAACTAGAGAATATAAGGAATTCTCAGATTATGTGATTGATAGACCACAAAGGTTTCCACTTCAGAAATCTCGGAAATCTTATCAAGTTCTGTCTTGAAGAAATCCAGGAGACTCAACCCCTCTTCCTCACTCAGAACCAAATGGACGATCAGATCATAGCGACCGGTAACCACTGAAGCAGAGATAATCCCCCGGAGGCTGGAAAATTCTTTAGCTTTCCTCTCCAGGTCAAGGGTTTTTAGCTTTACCCCCATCATGACCACCTGCAATCCAGGTATTACTTCCGGATTCACCAGTCCGGAAATCTCCAGCACACCCTCCTCAATCAACTTATTGACGCGGGCGCGAACGGTATTTTCCGTGATGCTCAGCTCTTCAGCAATAGCACTGAAAGGCTTTCTGCCATCACGCAACTGTCGGATTATCGCTTTGTTCGTTTCATCCATTTTCACTTTCATGCTATCACCCGTTTTTCCTTTCGAATTCCTTCATGAACTGAGCAAGTGCCTCAACATCTTCAACAGGGAGTGCATTGTAAATACTTGCCCTCAGTCCACCAACTGAACGGTGTCCCTTGAGACCAAGCATGTCAGCCTTCTTTGACTCCTCGATAAACTTTGCTTCCAGCTCTTCACTGGGAAGGCGGAATACAATATTCATCCTGGAACGATATGCAGCATCAACAGGGCTACGGAAGAAGGAGGAGTTGTCGATGGTATCATAGATGATACTGCTCTTCTCCTGGGCACGCTTCAACATACCTTCAGTTCCACCATTTGCCTTGATCCACTCAAGGACCAGCTTCACTGCCCAGATGGAGAATACGGGAGGAGTATTGTACAACCCCTTGTTCTTGCTATGCAGCTTGTAGTCCATATATGCGGTAAGATTGGAGTTCTGCTTCTCAAGCAGGGACTTCCTCATAATTACAAAGGTTGCACCTGCAGGTCCAAGATTCTTCTGTACCCCACCATAGATCATGGAGAACTTATCCACTGGAATGGGACGGCTGAAGATATCACTGGACATGTCACCGATCAAGGGAACGGAGCCGGTATCCGGGAAGTCCTGCCATTCAATACCCCCGATTGTCTCATTGGAACAGAGATAGAGGTAACTGGAATCCTTGCTTGGCTTGACGGTCTTGGGGTCGGGAAGGCTGGAATAGCTGTTCGCCTTTCCATCATAGTAGTAGTTGACCTTCCCCAGTTTCTCAGCATCATCTGCAGCCTTGTTTGACCAGGTACCGCTTCGGATATAATCAGCAACAGTACCAGGGCGCAGGAAGTTCATAGGGATCATGGTGAACTGCAAGGTTGCTCCACCACCAAGGAAATAGACATCATACTCATCGCTGATACCCAGCAACTCCCTGAAGAGACCAAGACACTGGTCATACATCTCTTCAAACATGCCGCCACGGTGACTGGCCTCGATCATGGACAACCCTTGTCCCTTGAAGTCAACCATATCTTCCTTGAGTTTCTCCAGTACCTCTACCGGCATTACCGAGGGACCTGCAAAATAATTTTTCTTCCGTTCCATCAGATTACTCCTTCCTTCTTCAATCCTTCGAGAATTTCATAGGCTTCATCACCGATACGTGCAAGATTCTCCACACTATTTGCCCCTACATGCGGGGTAAGCGTTACACGCTCTGCCTTAAGAATGGGATAATCCTCGGAAGGAGGATCTGTTGGCCAGACATCAGTGCAGTACCAGCTGACCGATCCATCTTCAAGCATCGATACCATCTCATCTTCCTGGACACAACGAGCACGTCCTGTATTGATGATGACTGGCTTCTTGGAACAATGGGAAATCAGTTTTTTGCCGACCATGCACTGGGTCTCATCAGTAAGGGGAAGGTGCAAGGAGATATAGTCAGCATCCTTCACCGCTTCTTCGGGAGTCTCTTTCATATCGGCAGCATCACTGGTCTTCACATATTTATCATACGCTACCACGTTCATGCCAAATGCTTTTGCACGCTCAGCTACTTTGCGAGCAATATTCCCAATGCCAAAGAGGCAGAGCGTCTTTCCGTAGAGTTCAGTTCTCTTCATATTCTTGAGCCACTGCCCACTCTTCATCCCGTTATGATAGGTTACCAGATTACACGGGGTACTGAGCATAAGAGCGAAAGCCAGCTCGGCTACTGCGATTGCTGATGATTTAGGGGTATTGCGAACCACAATGCCTTTACTCTCTGCATATGCCTTGTCGATGTTGTCGATACCAACACCTCCGCGGATGATTACCTTCAGGTTAGGTGCCTGATCAATATAGTCCTTGGTACATTTGGTCTTGCTCCGTACCAGAACAACACTCGCCTCACCAAGGCGACTCTTGTCTGTGGTGACCTCTCCGAATGCGGTCAGTTTTCCTGCCAGCACATCATCAAAGGCGTCAGAAATGAGAATTAGCATAGTTGTAATTTCCTCTCTATAAATTGCGTGTTTTCAGGGTTGCGTCTCCCCGTGACCTTCTACAGAGGGAATTGTACACTAGAAAACACCTTTTTGTCTAATTTATTTTACAAATTTTGACGGATAAAGAAAAATTCCCTTTAAATCTTTCCGAATAGGAAGAATTAAGGGAATTGTTTAATTGATACAGAGTTTCTTTTAAGATAGTAATCTTATAGCAAAACCGCCGGCTGAGCCGACGGTTTGATGTTTTAGTAGTTCTTTGAGCCGTGCAGTTTCCGCACCTTCTTCATCTGCTTGCGTGCAAGCGCTTTCTTCTTCCTGTTGAGGATGGTGGAGGGCTTCTCAAAGTACTCCCGCTTTTTCCATTCGCGGATAATCCCCTCTTTCTCAACCATGCGCTTAAAACGCTTGATAGACTTCTCAAGAGGTTCATTGTCATCTACTTTTACAAATGCCATATATAAAATCACCCCCCTTCCCTATTACTGGGTTCAACTTGACGAGTAGTAGATTGCAATAAATTCTCACTGCATGTCAAGTACACCCAAGAGATTATTCAGCTCTCTTGAGGTCCATGATGGTCAGTTGCAGGCTTTCCTGGTTGCGGAAATAATTCCTTCCCAATCGAAACGCCACATTGACTCGGTCTCCCTTGTCAAAATCCGTACCTACACGATCTCCCGCACGCCAGAACAACGCCGGCCACTTATACTGACCGAAGGCAATGGTCAATTTGACATGTTGGACACTACCCCCTTTGTTGTTCATGAACTGGATATCTTCGATCTGGGCTCCTTCCATCATCAACACCAGTGGAGGGTTCTTCTCCCCGTAGGGCTCAAAGAACTCCACCACCTTGATAATACCAGGGGTCATATAGGTATCAGGAAGCGTTACATCGATGACAAGCTCATCCTCTGCATCATCAACCATGCAATCCATCGTATCTATCTCATCAGCAACACGCTTCTTGAATTCAGCAAGGTGTTCAACATCCATTGAAAACCCACCGGCACAGGTATGCCCACCGAAGTCAAGGAAGAGATCACTGAAACGAGAGAGGAACTCCCTTGCATCAAAATGCACAGGGCTTCTCATGGAAGCAGAGACTCTGCTCTCATCCACAGTTGCAAGAACGATGGCAGGAGCGTTGTACTGTCTCAGCAATCGGCTTGCCATCAAACCGGTAATTCCCCGAGAGAGCGTACTATCCTCTACAACAACAAGCTTGCTTCCCGATTCTTCAAAGCTGTCTTGGGCACTTTCCTTCATCCGGTCCCACGCATCTTCCCCGAGCTTCTGCCGTTCCTTGTTCAGTTTGATCAACTCCCCTGCAAGGGACTCTGCCTCATACAAATCCCCTGCGAGCAACATTTCCAAGGCTACCGTCGGTTTTCCCATACGCCCGGAGGCATTGATGACTGGACTGATCTGCCAGGAGATATCACTGGTTGAGAGCTGTTTTCCCATCAGGTTCTGCATCGAGAATAGTGGAAGCAGACTCTGCCTGCGCCCTTTCGCAAGCACCTTGAGTCCGCGTTTTACCAGGATTCGGTTCTCGTTTTCCATTGGCATCAAGTCAGCAACCGTACCAATGGCAACCAGATCAAGCACTGATTCATACTCAGCATCGAGGGAAGGATACCGCTTCATGCAATAGGCAATGAACAAGGTATACAGGACCTGTAGCTCATCCTTCCCATGGGGGGAATAGCGTACTGCCCTGCTGATATTGGAGAGGGCAAATAAGCCCTTCCCCTTCACCACGGGGAGGACCGCTTCCATTTCGCTTCGCATATCAACAAGATGAATATCGATCTTCTTGCCGAAAGCTTGCCGCAATTGGGCAAGCTCAGCGGCTGCATCAACCACCAGGATTGGAAGCCCTGCAGAGAGAAACTCCAGTGCCTTGCTCTTGCTTACATCGATAAGACCTGGGTTTATCTCCTCGATGACACGATCAACAACCAAAAGGTTCTCAATCCTCATAGCCTGTATAATAACCGTATCATGACCGGGTTGTGCATGCAGCAGGATGCACTCCTCCCGATAGAAATCCGTTTTACTGAATCTCAGTGCCCAAATCACCTTGGCCACAACTCCGCATCCGGCAAGATGTTCGAAAGGGTACCCGCATCCGGGCACCTTTGGGTCGATGATGGCCAATGCAGGGGGCAAGCTGTCTCCACTGATGTGGTGATCAAGGACAATCGTATCGATGCCAAGGCTGTGTGCATAGGCAATCTCATCAAAGTTCGAGATTCCACAGTCAACCGTGATGATCAGGGTAACATTCTGGGCCGCAACCAGGTCGACTCCCTCCATGGTAAGCCCATACGGCTCATCACCATCAGGAAGCTTATAGCTGACTTCCAGTGACAAGGATCGCAGTTCCTGTACCAACAAGGCAGTACTCGTAATACCGTCTACATCACGGTCCCCGAATACACAGACCTTCTCCCCTTCTGTGACTGCTTGATTGATGCGGTCAACCACTTCTTCCATATCATCAAAAAGGAACGGGTTATGGAGATAGGAGAGCTCGCTCTCCAGATAAAATTTGATCTGTTCTCGACTGGTTAAGCCTCTTCTTGCAAGTATTGAGGAACTGATGACATCCAAGCCGTACTGTTCATGCAGACGGCGGATGTCCTGGGACGATACGGGAGATTTTTTCCAAACCATATATAACAACCTTTCACATAAGTATACACATTTACAGACTCGTCGCCTCCCACAAAATGGGAGAAGAGAGAGTTTTGAGCATCCGCTGGCCTATCATCTGCGCGTATCGCAAAAGATACCGCTTGATCCTCAGTGTGGCAGCAGCGCTGAGAGGAACCTGAAGACTCTGCTCGAAGTCCATGGAGGATGTCACCTCAAGATACCTGCGGGCTCCAGGAGGGAGTAAGAGATCTGCATCGAGGCTGGCACATGCTTCACAGCAGTGGGCAAGCAGGGTCGAGGAAAAGCTCACCATCTCGTCCCTCCCATAGGGTCGATCACAGAGAGGACATCGAGAATAGTCTGTACGCAACCCAACCAGGTCACTCAACTGATGCACAAACTGGATGATGACCAGGTCGGTCTTCTCTGGCATACTGCTCAGATGGTCCAGTGCCTGGGACAGTAATCGATATTCATCGGTGCTTTCCCCGCCATGCACCTGAAGAAGCAGTTCACAGAAAAACAGGGCTGCATAGGTCGGATGCAAGGACTCCCTGAGTTCATCATGGGTAGCAAGCACCGTAACATCCTTGAGTGTATAATCCTTCTTGACTGGATTGTAGTACAAAAAGAACTGCCCATCGGTAAAAACTTCAGCCTTGACCGACTTGAGAGACTTTTGGGCTCCATAACTCAACACATCGATAATGCCAAAGTCCACCGTGAGCAACTTCAGCCGCCTGTTCAGTTGGCCGTACCGTTGACTATGCAATACGATGGCCAAAGACGATACGTTACGCTCCATGGACCCTCCACCGCCAAGAGTAGATTGAACAAGGTAAAAAATCAACTGGTTGGAAGAGCGGTCACTCTGTGCTATATTTGTCGAGTGAAACGAATCATCCTCATCCTCATGCTCCTGGTGTTGCTCTCCCCGATCATGGCTCTGAGCATTCACCCACGAGAAATCGAGCAACCCTTTGACAGCGTCAAAGAGTTGTCTGTTGTCGATTTTTCCCGTGAACTTGCACCAAACCAGGAAGCGTGGATCGACCAGACAAAGATCCACTTACTCACCATTGGCCCCGGTGACCCCTTGTACGCATGGTTCGGGCATAGTGCACTGGTCATATCACAGCCTTCAGGGGGAAAGGTCATGTATGATTGGGGTATCTTTGATCCTGACCAACCACACTTCTACCTCAACTTTGCGATGGGGAGAATGTACTACTACGTTGTGGCAAGCGAAGCTACCTGGAGAATCCAGGACGCGATTGATGAGATTAGAGATGTCAAGCTGATTGAACTCTCCTTCCCCAAGGAGGCAAAGTTTGCCCTTATCTCCTTCTTACAGAAAAACATCCTGAGTGAATATTCAACCTATTTGTACCATTTTTATGATGATAACTGTTCCACTCGTATCCGTGACATCATCAATGCAGCAACCGGGGGAGAATTCCAGCGGTGGGCCGAGAGTGAATCAGCAGGAACCACGCTGAGAAATTCAGCAATGCAGAATATGATCCATAGCCCTTTGATCTTTTGGGCCCTCGATTTCTTGCAAGGTAAGAATATTGATAAGAGATTGAATCGCTACGATGAGATGTACCTGCCCGAGGCACTCCATCAGTCGGTGCTTGACTTCACCTACAGCGATGGTACGAAGCTTGCCAAATCTGAGGATATCCTGCAGGACACGAAAGAGCTTGGAGTGAGATTCACCGTACCGGAAGAACCAGTTACCTATGACTGGGCATATGGGCTCAGCGGACTTGTCATGGGGGTGTTTCTCTTGGCGACCGGAAGAAAGCATCCCAGACTAAAAGGATTACTATTATCACTTATACTACTGGTCTTGGCAGTCTTGGGCTCATTGTTGCTCTTCATGATGAGTTTCTCTGATATGGACATGACCTACTACAACCTGAACATCATCTTTGTCAATCCACTGCTTTTCATACCCGCTTTCACCCTGCTTTTTCAAAAAAAAGAGACCTCAAGGATACTCTCCTTTTCGGTCTTGGTTATGGTGATTCTCTTGCTGGGAAGGCTCATCCTTCCCGGACTCTTCGTGCAGGATAATCTGAGAATCATCCTTTTATTACTACCAGCCTTCTATTCAGGGTCGACTTTTCAGGGCAGACGAAACCGTATAAAAAGGTAGTTCCACAAGATTATTCCTCTTCGCAACCAGGTTGGCGGGGAATGCCTTGATTTGCCTGTTGAAGTAATCTGCATGCAGATTATATTCTGCAATCGAATCAACCAATTGCTTTTCGATCTCGTACATCTTCTCAAAATAGGGTCCATACAGATTGTATGAGGGATGAGCATAGAGTTCCTTCTGCAATACGGCCAGCACATCCTCCAATTCACGGTACAGCTCGCTCTGTCTCTCGACTGTATCAGCTGTCTCAAAGGCAGATACCACATGTTGCAGGGTATGTTGGTTCTCGATCAGCGAGGCAAGTGTTGCAGCATACTGAAAACGCTCAGAAATCTGCATTTCCACCGTCTCTCTGGAAAGGGAGGCTTGTCTCTCATACCCTCCCAATCGCCTGACATTGTTGCTGTCAATTCCCAATACTGCGAGAACCAGAAGAAATACAACAACCGCAATGCTGATTACAGCACTGCGGCGGTCCTTGAAATAGGGCTTTTTACCTGACAATCTTGGTTCCCTTACCCTCATAGAGGGCACCATAGAGATGCTCAGGGTCTGTGATGAGCCCTTCATTACCGGTGGAACGTACAAAGTCAACAATTGCCTGCACCTTCGGAAGCATGCTTCCTGGAGCAAAATGGCCTTCACTGATGTACTGCTCTGCTTCCTCTACGGTAATGCTATCGAGTGTCTTCTGGTCAGGTTTTCCAAAGTTCAAACACACTTTCTCAACAGCAGTAGAGATGACAAACAGATCAGCCTTCAATTCCTTGGCCATCAGGGCTGCTGCCAAATCCTTGTCGATGACTGCCTCACGACCAGTAAGATACCCCTCTTCATCTCGAACAACAGGGATACCACCACCGCCGCCAGCGATAACTATGATGCGGTTCTCCAGCATGGTTCGAATCGTATCGATTTCCACGATGGCTTTTGGCTTGGGGCTTGCAACAACACGTCTATACCCACGACCTGCATCTTCTGTGCAGACCCATCCATCCTTATCCATATGGTATTGTGCATCTTCCTTACTCATGAAGGAACCGATCGGCTTGGAGGGTTTCTGGAATGACGGATCGTCATCAGATACCTCTACCTGGGTAACTACAGTGGCGACCTGGGGATTGAGCTGAATGCGATTGAACTCATTCTTCAATGCCATCTGTAATTGATACCCGATCGCTCCCTGCGTATCTGCTACACAGCTATCCAGGGGAACAGTGTGCAAGATGGAGCGGGAGAATTCAGCACGAAGCAGGATA containing:
- a CDS encoding dihydroorotate dehydrogenase-like protein produces the protein MADLSTSYLGLQLKNPLIAGSSPLTSSLDNLKRCEDAGLSAVVLKSIFEEQIELDSESAVDESDAYLTHADAYGFMKHASMEQQIDAYLSLLEDAKQALDIPVIASINCKQNGSWIEYAKRFVACGADAIELNHYVVAADVEVEGATLEKEYLSLVKSARKQLKLPISLKMGPAFSSLANMLRRFDELSIDGVVLFNRFYSPDIDINKLALVPAQMISSKDEYALSLRWTALMSDEIRYDICAATGIHSGSTVVKQLLAGAKAVQLCSVLLKQGLSSVSKIEKELSDWMDSHAYSSISDFNGKLAQERMADPAKWERVQYMKSILEAQKG
- a CDS encoding Lrp/AsnC family transcriptional regulator; amino-acid sequence: MKVKMDETNKAIIRQLRDGRKPFSAIAEELSITENTVRARVNKLIEEGVLEISGLVNPEVIPGLQVVMMGVKLKTLDLERKAKEFSSLRGIISASVVTGRYDLIVHLVLSEEEGLSLLDFFKTELDKISEISEVETFVVYQSHNLRIPYIL
- the serC gene encoding 3-phosphoserine/phosphohydroxythreonine transaminase; translation: MERKKNYFAGPSVMPVEVLEKLKEDMVDFKGQGLSMIEASHRGGMFEEMYDQCLGLFRELLGISDEYDVYFLGGGATLQFTMIPMNFLRPGTVADYIRSGTWSNKAADDAEKLGKVNYYYDGKANSYSSLPDPKTVKPSKDSSYLYLCSNETIGGIEWQDFPDTGSVPLIGDMSSDIFSRPIPVDKFSMIYGGVQKNLGPAGATFVIMRKSLLEKQNSNLTAYMDYKLHSKNKGLYNTPPVFSIWAVKLVLEWIKANGGTEGMLKRAQEKSSIIYDTIDNSSFFRSPVDAAYRSRMNIVFRLPSEELEAKFIEESKKADMLGLKGHRSVGGLRASIYNALPVEDVEALAQFMKEFERKNG
- a CDS encoding NAD(P)-dependent oxidoreductase: MLILISDAFDDVLAGKLTAFGEVTTDKSRLGEASVVLVRSKTKCTKDYIDQAPNLKVIIRGGVGIDNIDKAYAESKGIVVRNTPKSSAIAVAELAFALMLSTPCNLVTYHNGMKSGQWLKNMKRTELYGKTLCLFGIGNIARKVAERAKAFGMNVVAYDKYVKTSDAADMKETPEEAVKDADYISLHLPLTDETQCMVGKKLISHCSKKPVIINTGRARCVQEDEMVSMLEDGSVSWYCTDVWPTDPPSEDYPILKAERVTLTPHVGANSVENLARIGDEAYEILEGLKKEGVI
- the rpsU gene encoding 30S ribosomal protein S21, translating into MAFVKVDDNEPLEKSIKRFKRMVEKEGIIREWKKREYFEKPSTILNRKKKALARKQMKKVRKLHGSKNY
- the recJ gene encoding single-stranded-DNA-specific exonuclease RecJ gives rise to the protein MVWKKSPVSSQDIRRLHEQYGLDVISSSILARRGLTSREQIKFYLESELSYLHNPFLFDDMEEVVDRINQAVTEGEKVCVFGDRDVDGITSTALLVQELRSLSLEVSYKLPDGDEPYGLTMEGVDLVAAQNVTLIITVDCGISNFDEIAYAHSLGIDTIVLDHHISGDSLPPALAIIDPKVPGCGYPFEHLAGCGVVAKVIWALRFSKTDFYREECILLHAQPGHDTVIIQAMRIENLLVVDRVIEEINPGLIDVSKSKALEFLSAGLPILVVDAAAELAQLRQAFGKKIDIHLVDMRSEMEAVLPVVKGKGLFALSNISRAVRYSPHGKDELQVLYTLFIAYCMKRYPSLDAEYESVLDLVAIGTVADLMPMENENRILVKRGLKVLAKGRRQSLLPLFSMQNLMGKQLSTSDISWQISPVINASGRMGKPTVALEMLLAGDLYEAESLAGELIKLNKERQKLGEDAWDRMKESAQDSFEESGSKLVVVEDSTLSRGITGLMASRLLRQYNAPAIVLATVDESRVSASMRSPVHFDAREFLSRFSDLFLDFGGHTCAGGFSMDVEHLAEFKKRVADEIDTMDCMVDDAEDELVIDVTLPDTYMTPGIIKVVEFFEPYGEKNPPLVLMMEGAQIEDIQFMNNKGGSVQHVKLTIAFGQYKWPALFWRAGDRVGTDFDKGDRVNVAFRLGRNYFRNQESLQLTIMDLKRAE
- the recO gene encoding DNA repair protein RecO; the encoded protein is MERNVSSLAIVLHSQRYGQLNRRLKLLTVDFGIIDVLSYGAQKSLKSVKAEVFTDGQFFLYYNPVKKDYTLKDVTVLATHDELRESLHPTYAALFFCELLLQVHGGESTDEYRLLSQALDHLSSMPEKTDLVIIQFVHQLSDLVGLRTDYSRCPLCDRPYGRDEMVSFSSTLLAHCCEACASLDADLLLPPGARRYLEVTSSMDFEQSLQVPLSAAATLRIKRYLLRYAQMIGQRMLKTLSSPILWEATSL
- a CDS encoding DUF4105 domain-containing protein, whose protein sequence is MKRIILILMLLVLLSPIMALSIHPREIEQPFDSVKELSVVDFSRELAPNQEAWIDQTKIHLLTIGPGDPLYAWFGHSALVISQPSGGKVMYDWGIFDPDQPHFYLNFAMGRMYYYVVASEATWRIQDAIDEIRDVKLIELSFPKEAKFALISFLQKNILSEYSTYLYHFYDDNCSTRIRDIINAATGGEFQRWAESESAGTTLRNSAMQNMIHSPLIFWALDFLQGKNIDKRLNRYDEMYLPEALHQSVLDFTYSDGTKLAKSEDILQDTKELGVRFTVPEEPVTYDWAYGLSGLVMGVFLLATGRKHPRLKGLLLSLILLVLAVLGSLLLFMMSFSDMDMTYYNLNIIFVNPLLFIPAFTLLFQKKETSRILSFSVLVMVILLLGRLILPGLFVQDNLRIILLLLPAFYSGSTFQGRRNRIKR
- the arcC gene encoding carbamate kinase, translated to MDSKLIVIAIGGNSLIEDPKHVTVSAQYEAARKTAAHIAKLVKAGHRVVIAHGNGPQVGYILLRAEFSRSILHTVPLDSCVADTQGAIGYQLQMALKNEFNRIQLNPQVATVVTQVEVSDDDPSFQKPSKPIGSFMSKEDAQYHMDKDGWVCTEDAGRGYRRVVASPKPKAIVEIDTIRTMLENRIIVIAGGGGGIPVVRDEEGYLTGREAVIDKDLAAALMAKELKADLFVISTAVEKVCLNFGKPDQKTLDSITVEEAEQYISEGHFAPGSMLPKVQAIVDFVRSTGNEGLITDPEHLYGALYEGKGTKIVR